A region of Methermicoccus shengliensis DSM 18856 DNA encodes the following proteins:
- a CDS encoding RNA-guided endonuclease InsQ/TnpB family protein has translation MRKTVLLNCLPLTANKRQILNSFFDEYLRVLNLTLEYLPNAKSSTELHHLTYSNIRKTSFLPSDVVQEARKDVWAKRKTIKKGFKRCSIRLNKRWFKFFETERCTPCFRITYSPRKSFVIPIKRDNGYNRFKDFLKGGWETKSICLLNGKIAVSIEKEYPEPVNDRRYVVGVDIGSTTLAAVTVFDSQTSKVVKQLYFGRDVAVRQRKYEERRSKLQHHADKGSEKAKKYLRRLKRKQRNFVKTRSGQIAKVIVNLALKYNASIAIEKLRLRATKGEVGKNGRKKINRIPYAQFRDFLKSNCLKYGVPFQEVDAYHTSKWCPHCGAVNSGHDSRNYALYRCKKCGMVVNSDRKASLAIAVKSLLERTSQGLTNSCFVQISRRRVAVNLLVRPDEGDLSGAVHLTQPLMESPLR, from the coding sequence TTGAGAAAGACTGTGTTGCTTAACTGTTTGCCTTTAACTGCCAATAAACGACAAATTCTCAACAGCTTCTTTGACGAATACCTTAGAGTCCTCAACCTTACTCTTGAATACTTACCGAACGCCAAATCCTCTACGGAGTTACACCATTTAACATACTCAAACATACGCAAAACCTCCTTCCTTCCATCTGACGTTGTTCAAGAAGCCCGTAAGGATGTTTGGGCTAAAAGAAAGACTATTAAGAAAGGATTTAAGCGATGCTCCATCAGACTTAACAAAAGATGGTTTAAGTTCTTTGAAACTGAAAGATGCACACCTTGCTTTAGAATAACTTATTCTCCTCGCAAGAGCTTTGTAATTCCTATCAAGCGTGATAATGGATACAATAGATTCAAAGATTTCCTTAAGGGTGGGTGGGAAACCAAATCTATTTGTTTGCTTAACGGCAAGATTGCTGTTTCTATTGAAAAGGAATACCCTGAACCAGTTAACGATAGAAGGTATGTTGTGGGGGTTGATATTGGTTCTACTACTCTTGCTGCTGTAACGGTTTTCGACAGCCAGACATCTAAGGTGGTTAAACAGCTTTACTTTGGCAGAGATGTAGCTGTTAGGCAGAGAAAGTATGAGGAGAGAAGAAGTAAACTCCAACATCATGCTGATAAAGGCTCTGAAAAGGCCAAGAAATACCTTAGAAGACTTAAACGCAAACAGAGAAACTTTGTTAAGACAAGAAGCGGGCAGATTGCTAAGGTGATTGTGAATCTTGCTCTTAAATATAATGCTTCTATCGCCATTGAAAAACTCAGGCTTAGGGCTACAAAAGGTGAAGTTGGAAAGAATGGAAGAAAGAAGATTAACAGAATTCCTTACGCACAATTCAGAGATTTTCTTAAGAGTAACTGTCTTAAATACGGAGTTCCTTTTCAAGAAGTTGATGCTTACCACACTTCGAAGTGGTGTCCACACTGCGGTGCAGTGAATAGCGGACACGATTCTAGAAACTATGCCTTGTATAGGTGTAAGAAGTGTGGTATGGTTGTGAACAGTGATAGAAAAGCCTCGCTGGCTATCGCTGTAAAATCTCTCCTGGAGCGGACATCTCAAGGTCTCACCAACTCTTGTTTTGTCCAGATTTCCAGGAGGAGAGTAGCTGTAAACCTGCTCGTTCGTCCAGATGAAGGGGATTTGAGTGGTGCTGTGCATCTTACTCAACCTCTGATGGAAAGCCCCCTGCGTTAG
- a CDS encoding type II toxin-antitoxin system death-on-curing family toxin: MKKRTDEPTIDAIIDVAEIVKTHNKIIRKYGGEKGILNRSELEFATGWVRSHPKKSVIWKAAILIRGIVCGHPFVDGNKRTGLAITEALLDCYGYELVAPSDEVKEFVLSVAIEGWSVDRIVAWLKANVAKKR; encoded by the coding sequence GTGAAGAAAAGAACAGATGAGCCCACTATTGATGCCATCATAGATGTAGCTGAGATAGTAAAGACACACAATAAAATCATCAGAAAGTATGGTGGGGAGAAGGGCATACTCAACAGAAGTGAGCTTGAGTTTGCCACTGGATGGGTAAGGAGCCACCCCAAGAAAAGTGTTATCTGGAAGGCTGCCATTCTCATAAGGGGCATAGTATGTGGTCATCCCTTTGTGGACGGCAACAAGAGAACTGGGCTGGCAATCACTGAGGCACTTCTTGATTGCTATGGCTATGAGCTGGTTGCCCCCTCGGATGAGGTGAAAGAGTTTGTTCTTTCTGTCGCCATAGAGGGGTGGTCTGTGGATAGGATTGTGGCATGGCTAAAAGCCAATGTAGCCAAGAAAAGGTAG
- a CDS encoding integrase encodes MDRNRKVPATRADPNSLRKWHYNVMTLKSKLGISEDVATFIAGRSQSVSGESYQNSILAADEVYPDIASYVLAVLDGRGFDEYGNLKR; translated from the coding sequence GAAACAGAAAGGTGCCAGCAACAAGGGCAGACCCCAACAGCTTGAGAAAATGGCACTATAACGTTATGACGCTAAAGAGCAAGCTGGGCATAAGTGAGGATGTGGCTACCTTCATAGCTGGGCGCTCCCAGAGCGTATCGGGAGAGAGCTACCAGAACAGCATATTAGCAGCCGATGAGGTTTATCCAGATATAGCCTCTTATGTGCTCGCTGTGCTTGATGGCAGGGGTTTTGATGAGTATGGGAACCTCAAGCGCTAA
- a CDS encoding winged helix-turn-helix domain-containing protein produces the protein MRASERTTFETRWGEKQAEILKVISRNGVVPLLLNIEKSPKSFSQLMFETHLNPSILNRHLKSLISLQIVEKSASSYALTEKGKKLVSILEKFIIIVE, from the coding sequence GTGAGGGCGAGCGAGAGGACAACGTTTGAAACAAGATGGGGTGAAAAACAGGCGGAAATCTTAAAAGTTATCTCGAGAAACGGCGTCGTCCCCCTTCTTCTCAACATAGAAAAAAGTCCAAAGAGTTTTTCTCAGTTGATGTTTGAAACCCATTTGAACCCAAGCATTCTTAATAGGCACTTAAAATCTTTAATATCATTGCAAATTGTCGAGAAAAGTGCAAGCAGTTATGCATTGACTGAGAAGGGCAAAAAGCTTGTTTCAATTCTTGAAAAATTTATTATAATTGTTGAGTAA